The following coding sequences lie in one Sphingomonas sp. M1-B02 genomic window:
- a CDS encoding sensor domain-containing phosphodiesterase yields MPHPAQALADPIRDALLSASGDCPDSVVQRALRAVRSHLGLQVAYVSEIVGSESVFRSVDAPGLEHLIKPGDTRSLDDVYCRHILEGRLPQLIPDTAAEPLAMAMPITTAVPIGAHVSVPLRMADGHIYGMFCCLGPHADPSLNLRDLSMMRAFAELAAFEIDRERSLAQARRDITDRIGRIVANQSMRIVYQPIWNMEGTRPIGFECLARFPDLPVRSPDKWFAEAAESGMAIDLELAAIRAALAALTVLPDDVYLAVNASPSTALHPRLAALLAGYPLDRVVLEITEHDCVEDFEALTLAIAPLRAQGLRLAVDDAGAGYCGLQQILQMRPDLIKLDRSLIQDIGTDPSRRALAAALTMFARETGSRIVAEGVETEAELAMLRALGVHTVQGYLLGRPASLGKALAQVSRTGPSLAAV; encoded by the coding sequence ATGCCGCACCCCGCACAAGCCCTTGCTGATCCCATTCGCGACGCGCTGCTTTCGGCGTCCGGCGATTGCCCGGACAGCGTCGTCCAGCGGGCCCTGCGCGCGGTCCGCTCGCACCTCGGCCTGCAGGTCGCCTATGTCTCCGAGATCGTGGGTAGCGAATCGGTCTTCCGGTCGGTGGACGCGCCGGGGCTCGAACATCTGATCAAGCCGGGCGACACGCGCTCGCTCGACGATGTCTATTGCCGCCACATCCTCGAGGGCCGGCTGCCTCAACTGATCCCCGACACTGCCGCCGAACCGCTGGCGATGGCGATGCCGATCACTACCGCGGTGCCGATCGGCGCGCATGTCAGCGTGCCGCTGCGGATGGCAGACGGCCATATCTATGGCATGTTCTGTTGCCTGGGCCCGCATGCGGATCCCTCGTTGAACTTGCGCGATCTGAGCATGATGAGGGCATTCGCCGAGCTGGCCGCGTTCGAGATCGATCGCGAGCGCAGCCTCGCTCAGGCCCGTCGCGACATCACCGATCGCATTGGCCGCATCGTCGCCAACCAGAGCATGCGGATCGTCTACCAGCCGATCTGGAACATGGAGGGCACCCGCCCGATCGGTTTCGAATGCCTGGCACGGTTCCCGGACCTGCCCGTCCGCTCGCCGGACAAATGGTTCGCAGAAGCCGCGGAATCAGGCATGGCGATCGATCTGGAACTGGCCGCGATCCGGGCCGCGCTCGCAGCGCTCACGGTGCTGCCCGACGATGTCTATCTCGCGGTCAACGCGTCGCCTTCGACGGCACTGCACCCCCGTCTCGCCGCCTTGCTCGCCGGTTACCCCCTGGATCGCGTCGTGCTCGAGATCACCGAGCATGATTGCGTCGAGGATTTCGAAGCGCTGACCCTGGCAATCGCCCCGTTACGGGCACAGGGACTTCGACTCGCCGTCGACGATGCCGGGGCAGGCTATTGCGGGCTGCAGCAGATCCTGCAGATGCGGCCGGACCTGATCAAGCTGGATCGATCGCTCATCCAGGATATCGGCACCGACCCCAGCCGTCGCGCGCTTGCCGCGGCGCTTACCATGTTCGCGCGCGAGACCGGCAGCCGGATCGTCGCCGAAGGCGTCGAGACCGAAGCCGAACTGGCGATGCTCCGCGCGCTGGGCGTGCACACCGTTCAGGGCTATTTGCTGGGCCGTCCGGCATCCCTGGGCAAGGCGCTGGCGCAAGTCAGCCGGACGGGACCCTCGCTGGCGGCGGTCTGA
- a CDS encoding phospholipase D-like domain-containing protein yields the protein MTGEAHKPIAQPGRNAWRVEQADQATVIVDAEDYFRAARDAMLKAKRQILLIGWDFDARIRLADPAEDEPDAPVEVGAFITWLARRSPELQIYLLRWDVGAIKSLVRGTTVATLARWMMHPRIHPKWDGRHPTGASHHQKIVVIDDCLAFCGGIDMTTGRWDTRAHDDEEPRRVNPNGGPYGPWHDATTALQGPIAKALGELCRERWALAGGKPIAAPEANNACWPDCLKPDFYNIPAAISRTHPEMKDIEPVFEIEQLYLDLIAGAKRSIYAESQYFASRRIAEALARRLDEPDGPEIVIVNPIAADGWLEQVAMDTARARLVEALHRRDTHGRLKLYHPYTAGGEPIYVHAKVFAVDDVTLRVGSSNFNNRSLRLDTECDVTIECGVPGDAVSKRIVEIRDGLIAEHLGRDRAEVAAGIAADGLIHTIETMRLREGRTLRPYEVPDLSDVSAWLADHEVLDPENPEDLFEPIQSGTLFKRLRKPAG from the coding sequence GTGACGGGCGAAGCGCACAAACCGATCGCGCAACCCGGCCGCAACGCATGGCGCGTCGAGCAGGCCGATCAGGCGACGGTGATTGTCGATGCGGAAGATTATTTTCGCGCCGCACGCGATGCGATGCTCAAGGCCAAGCGCCAGATCCTCCTGATCGGCTGGGATTTCGATGCGCGGATCCGGCTGGCCGATCCGGCGGAGGACGAACCCGACGCCCCGGTCGAGGTCGGAGCCTTCATCACCTGGCTGGCCAGGCGCAGTCCGGAGCTGCAAATCTACCTGCTGCGCTGGGACGTGGGCGCGATCAAGTCGCTGGTTCGCGGGACCACGGTCGCCACGCTTGCGCGCTGGATGATGCATCCGCGCATTCATCCGAAATGGGACGGGCGGCATCCGACTGGCGCATCGCACCACCAGAAGATCGTCGTGATCGACGATTGCCTCGCATTCTGCGGCGGGATCGACATGACCACCGGACGCTGGGACACGCGCGCGCACGACGACGAAGAGCCCCGTCGCGTCAATCCCAACGGCGGGCCCTACGGGCCGTGGCACGATGCGACGACCGCGCTGCAGGGCCCGATCGCGAAGGCGCTCGGCGAGCTCTGCCGCGAACGCTGGGCGCTGGCCGGCGGCAAACCGATCGCGGCGCCCGAGGCGAACAATGCCTGCTGGCCCGATTGCCTGAAGCCCGATTTCTACAATATCCCGGCCGCGATATCGCGCACGCATCCGGAGATGAAGGACATCGAGCCGGTCTTCGAGATCGAGCAGCTCTATCTCGATCTGATCGCCGGCGCGAAGCGGAGCATCTACGCCGAGAGCCAGTATTTTGCATCGCGCCGGATCGCCGAGGCGCTGGCCCGGCGGCTCGACGAACCCGACGGCCCAGAGATCGTCATCGTCAATCCGATCGCCGCCGACGGTTGGCTCGAGCAGGTGGCGATGGACACGGCGCGGGCGCGGCTGGTCGAGGCCTTGCATCGCCGCGACACGCATGGCCGCCTCAAGCTCTATCACCCCTACACCGCGGGCGGGGAGCCGATCTATGTCCATGCCAAGGTCTTCGCGGTGGACGACGTCACGCTGCGGGTCGGATCGTCCAACTTCAACAACCGATCGCTGCGGCTCGACACCGAATGCGACGTGACGATCGAATGCGGGGTGCCCGGCGACGCAGTGAGCAAGCGCATCGTGGAGATCCGCGACGGGCTCATCGCCGAACATCTGGGTCGCGACCGTGCCGAGGTTGCCGCCGGCATCGCGGCGGACGGACTGATCCATACGATCGAGACGATGCGCCTTCGGGAAGGGCGGACGCTTCGACCCTATGAGGTGCCGGACCTTTCCGACGTGAGCGCCTGGCTGGCCGATCACGAAGTGCTCGACCCCGAAAACCCGGAGGATCTGTTCGAGCCGATCCAGAGCGGCACCCTGTTCAAGCGGCTGCGCAAGCCCGCCGGCTAA
- a CDS encoding arsenate reductase family protein, protein MNATIYHNPRCSKSREALAILRQSGAEIEIIDYLKTPPGAEELARLYDRAGITPAEGLRKAEPGARPLLDANDETILAAMAADPILIERPLVETDKGVRIGRPPEAIREIL, encoded by the coding sequence GTGAACGCAACGATCTATCACAATCCACGCTGCTCCAAGTCCCGCGAAGCGCTGGCGATCCTCCGGCAATCGGGCGCCGAGATCGAGATCATCGACTATCTGAAGACTCCGCCCGGCGCGGAGGAACTGGCCCGATTGTACGATCGCGCCGGCATCACCCCTGCCGAGGGGCTGCGCAAGGCCGAGCCCGGTGCCAGGCCCCTGCTCGACGCCAATGACGAGACGATCCTGGCGGCCATGGCGGCGGATCCGATCCTGATCGAGCGGCCGCTGGTAGAGACCGACAAGGGCGTCCGCATCGGCCGCCCGCCCGAGGCGATTCGCGAAATCCTGTGA
- the accC gene encoding acetyl-CoA carboxylase biotin carboxylase subunit — protein MPEIKKLLIANRGEIALRIHRACHEMGIQTVAVHSTADADAMHVRLADQAICIGPPSAAESYLNIPRIISAAEISGADAIHPGYGFLSENAQFAEIVEAHGIIFVGPKPEHIRTMGDKVEAKRTAGALGLPLVPGSDGAISDVAEAKAIARDIGYPVIIKAASGGGGRGMKVCTSEDELETLMQQAGSEAKAAFGDATVYLEKYLGNPRHIEFQVFGDGNGHAIHLGERDCSLQRRHQKVLEEAPSPVLGAEDRARMGGIVSKAMADMGYRGAGTIEFLWEDGEFYFIEMNTRLQVEHPVTEMITGIDLVREQIRVAEGHGLSCRQEDIEFRGHAIECRINAEDPRSFAPSPGTVKQFHAPGGMHVRVDSGLYAGYKVPPYYDSMIAKLIVYGSTRERCLMRLRRALEEFVIEGMKTTIPLHQALLDDPEFQAGDYTIKWLEEWLAKQDAA, from the coding sequence TTGCCCGAGATCAAGAAGCTGCTGATCGCCAATCGCGGCGAGATCGCATTGCGTATCCACCGCGCCTGCCATGAAATGGGCATCCAGACCGTCGCGGTGCATTCCACCGCCGACGCCGATGCGATGCATGTCCGGCTGGCGGATCAGGCGATCTGCATCGGGCCGCCCTCGGCTGCCGAAAGCTATCTGAACATCCCCCGGATCATCTCGGCGGCCGAAATCTCGGGCGCCGATGCGATCCATCCGGGCTATGGCTTCCTGTCCGAGAATGCACAGTTTGCCGAGATCGTCGAGGCGCACGGCATCATCTTCGTCGGCCCCAAGCCCGAGCATATCCGCACGATGGGCGACAAGGTCGAGGCCAAGCGGACCGCGGGCGCACTCGGCCTGCCGCTGGTGCCCGGATCGGACGGCGCGATCAGCGACGTTGCCGAGGCCAAGGCGATCGCCCGCGACATCGGCTATCCGGTGATCATCAAGGCGGCGTCGGGCGGCGGCGGCCGCGGCATGAAGGTCTGCACGTCGGAGGATGAGCTCGAGACCTTGATGCAGCAGGCGGGAAGCGAGGCGAAGGCCGCGTTCGGCGACGCCACCGTCTATCTCGAAAAATATCTCGGCAATCCGCGCCACATCGAGTTCCAGGTATTCGGCGACGGCAATGGCCATGCCATCCATCTCGGCGAGCGCGATTGCTCGCTCCAGCGCCGCCACCAGAAGGTGCTCGAGGAGGCCCCCTCCCCCGTGCTCGGCGCCGAGGATCGCGCACGGATGGGCGGGATCGTCAGCAAGGCGATGGCCGACATGGGCTATCGCGGCGCGGGAACGATCGAGTTCCTGTGGGAAGACGGCGAATTCTACTTCATCGAGATGAACACCCGGCTCCAGGTCGAGCATCCGGTGACCGAGATGATCACCGGCATCGACCTGGTCCGCGAGCAGATCCGCGTCGCCGAAGGCCATGGTCTTTCGTGCCGACAGGAAGATATCGAGTTTCGCGGCCATGCGATCGAATGCCGGATCAACGCCGAGGACCCGCGCAGCTTCGCGCCCTCGCCCGGCACGGTGAAGCAGTTCCACGCGCCCGGCGGCATGCACGTCCGCGTCGATAGCGGGCTCTATGCCGGCTATAAGGTGCCGCCCTATTATGACAGCATGATCGCCAAGCTGATCGTCTATGGCTCGACCCGTGAGCGCTGCCTGATGCGGCTGCGTCGCGCGCTGGAGGAATTCGTGATCGAGGGGATGAAGACCACGATTCCCCTGCATCAGGCGCTGCTCGACGACCCCGAATTCCAGGCCGGCGATTATACGATCAAGTGGCTCGAGGAGTGGCTGGCGAAACAGGACGCGGCGTGA
- the accB gene encoding acetyl-CoA carboxylase biotin carboxyl carrier protein, whose protein sequence is MAEETNPSGAMQVDIDLVRQLASVLDETQLTEIEVQDGERRVRVARTVTAAPMVHTAPAAAPAPAAAPAAAEVGASAPSPAANAVKSPMVGTVYMSSNPEAAPFVSVGQTVAAGDTLVIIEAMKVMNPIHAPAAGTVKAILVENGQPVEFDQPLVVVE, encoded by the coding sequence ATGGCCGAAGAGACTAACCCGTCGGGAGCAATGCAGGTCGATATCGACCTCGTGCGTCAGCTCGCCTCCGTACTAGACGAAACGCAACTGACCGAGATCGAAGTGCAGGACGGCGAACGCCGCGTGCGCGTCGCGCGAACGGTGACGGCCGCGCCGATGGTGCATACGGCGCCTGCCGCAGCGCCCGCGCCGGCAGCCGCACCCGCAGCAGCCGAGGTCGGCGCTTCCGCCCCCTCGCCCGCCGCCAATGCGGTCAAGTCGCCGATGGTCGGGACGGTCTATATGTCGTCCAACCCCGAGGCTGCGCCGTTCGTTTCCGTCGGCCAGACGGTCGCCGCCGGCGATACGCTGGTCATCATCGAGGCGATGAAGGTGATGAACCCGATCCACGCGCCCGCCGCCGGCACGGTGAAGGCGATCCTGGTCGAGAATGGCCAGCCGGTCGAGTTCGACCAGCCGCTCGTCGTGGTCGAGTAA
- the aroQ gene encoding type II 3-dehydroquinate dehydratase, with translation MADTIFVLNGPNLNLLGLREPEIYGHDTLDDIAGQMEDRARDLDLEIDLRQSNHEGHLIDWLHEAQARGAKAVILNPGGFTHTSVALHDAVKSISTPVIEVHLSNPHAREEFRHLSYVGRAARGTIAGFGALSYMLALEAAARF, from the coding sequence TTGGCCGATACGATCTTCGTTCTGAACGGCCCGAACCTCAACCTGCTCGGCCTGCGCGAGCCCGAAATCTACGGACACGACACGCTCGACGACATCGCCGGGCAGATGGAGGACCGCGCGCGCGACCTCGATCTGGAGATCGATCTGCGCCAGTCGAACCATGAGGGGCATCTGATCGACTGGCTGCACGAGGCGCAGGCGCGCGGGGCGAAGGCGGTAATTCTCAATCCCGGCGGCTTCACCCACACCTCGGTGGCGCTGCACGACGCGGTGAAGAGCATCTCCACGCCGGTGATCGAAGTCCACCTCTCCAACCCGCATGCGCGCGAGGAATTCCGCCATTTGAGCTATGTCGGTCGTGCCGCGCGCGGAACAATCGCAGGGTTCGGGGCGCTTTCCTACATGCTGGCGCTTGAAGCCGCGGCGCGCTTCTGA
- the thiS gene encoding sulfur carrier protein ThiS, which produces MHTDGTVSIVVNGEHKRVAAGLSITQLAEQLGLVPEKIAVERNLEVVPRSTLGEVIVADGDELEIVHFVGGGDHARPIDADSWIVAGKTFRSRLIVGTGKYKDFAQNAAAVEASGAEIVTVAVRRVNVSDPNAPMLTDFIDPKKITYLPNTAGCFDAESAIRTLRLAREAGGWDLVKLEVLGEARTLYPDMVETLRATEILAKEGFLPMVYCVDDPIAAKRLEDVGAVAIMPLGAPIGSGLGIQNRVTIRLIVEGAKVPVLVDAGVGSASDAAVAMELGCDGVLMNTAIAEAKEPVMMAAAMKAAVEAGRLSYRAGRMGKRMYADPSSPLAGLI; this is translated from the coding sequence ATGCACACCGACGGCACCGTCAGCATCGTAGTGAACGGCGAGCATAAGCGAGTCGCTGCGGGGTTGAGCATCACCCAGCTCGCCGAGCAGCTCGGGTTGGTGCCGGAAAAGATCGCGGTCGAGCGCAATCTGGAAGTGGTGCCGCGTTCGACGTTGGGCGAGGTCATCGTCGCCGACGGTGACGAGCTCGAGATCGTCCATTTCGTCGGTGGTGGCGATCACGCACGGCCGATCGACGCCGACAGCTGGATAGTGGCGGGCAAGACCTTTCGCTCGCGGCTGATCGTCGGCACCGGCAAATATAAGGATTTCGCGCAGAACGCCGCGGCCGTGGAGGCTTCGGGCGCCGAGATCGTCACCGTCGCGGTGCGCCGGGTCAACGTCTCGGACCCCAATGCGCCGATGCTCACCGATTTCATCGATCCCAAGAAGATCACCTATCTCCCCAACACCGCGGGCTGCTTCGACGCCGAATCGGCGATCCGCACGCTCCGGCTGGCGCGCGAGGCGGGCGGCTGGGATCTGGTGAAGCTGGAGGTGCTGGGCGAGGCGCGCACGCTCTATCCCGACATGGTCGAGACGCTACGCGCGACCGAGATCCTCGCGAAGGAAGGCTTCCTGCCGATGGTCTATTGCGTCGACGATCCGATCGCCGCCAAGCGGCTCGAGGATGTCGGCGCGGTGGCGATCATGCCGCTGGGCGCGCCGATCGGCTCGGGGCTCGGCATCCAGAACCGCGTGACGATCCGGCTGATTGTCGAGGGTGCCAAGGTGCCCGTGCTGGTCGACGCCGGGGTCGGTTCGGCCTCGGACGCCGCGGTGGCGATGGAGTTGGGCTGCGACGGCGTGCTGATGAACACCGCGATCGCCGAGGCCAAGGAGCCGGTGATGATGGCCGCCGCGATGAAGGCTGCGGTCGAGGCGGGGCGGCTTTCCTATCGCGCCGGCCGCATGGGCAAGCGGATGTATGCAGATCCGAGCAGCCCGCTGGCGGGGCTGATCTAA
- a CDS encoding class I SAM-dependent methyltransferase → MPDRIAAHYERHAHAFDEARRKRFVERGWLDRLLLAVPAGGRILDLGCGAAEPIGRYLIDKGLRVTGVDQSETMIALSRTRFPRHDWIRADMRSFVPAYRYDAVLAWDSMFHLRHEEQAALVTQVAAWLAPGGAFLFNSGPARGVAIGCQFGEEIYHASLAPLEYRAIFEELGLLELGFAPDDAATGGRSVWLVRKEH, encoded by the coding sequence ATGCCCGATCGGATCGCCGCGCATTATGAACGTCACGCCCATGCCTTCGACGAGGCGCGCCGCAAGCGGTTCGTCGAGCGCGGCTGGCTCGATCGGCTCCTGCTGGCGGTACCGGCGGGCGGGCGCATCCTGGATCTGGGCTGCGGCGCGGCAGAACCGATTGGTCGCTACCTGATCGACAAGGGGCTTCGCGTGACCGGAGTCGACCAGTCGGAGACGATGATCGCATTGTCGCGGACGCGCTTTCCCAGGCACGACTGGATCCGCGCCGACATGCGCAGCTTCGTACCCGCGTATCGCTACGACGCGGTGCTCGCGTGGGACAGCATGTTCCATCTGCGCCACGAGGAGCAGGCCGCACTGGTGACGCAGGTGGCGGCATGGCTGGCGCCGGGCGGGGCTTTCCTGTTCAACAGCGGCCCGGCGCGGGGCGTGGCGATCGGATGCCAGTTTGGCGAGGAGATTTACCATGCCAGCCTAGCGCCGCTCGAATATCGCGCGATCTTCGAGGAGCTGGGGCTGCTGGAGTTGGGCTTCGCACCCGACGATGCGGCGACCGGCGGGCGATCGGTTTGGCTGGTGCGCAAGGAGCATTGA
- a CDS encoding CsbD family protein, with protein sequence MGELTDKIKGNVDEAIGKAKQHSSDPETRDEGAAQELKGKGEQLAGKVKGALGDDI encoded by the coding sequence ATGGGTGAACTCACCGACAAGATCAAGGGCAACGTCGACGAGGCAATCGGCAAGGCCAAGCAGCATAGCAGCGACCCCGAGACCCGCGACGAAGGCGCCGCGCAGGAGCTGAAGGGTAAGGGCGAGCAACTCGCCGGCAAGGTCAAGGGCGCCCTCGGCGACGATATCTGA
- a CDS encoding thiamine pyrophosphate-binding protein gives MSMKRTGGRILVDNLVAQGCDRIFHVPGESFLAVLDALHDTPAIDLVTCRQEGGVGFMACADGAMTGRPGVAFVTRGPGATNASIGVHVAMQDSQPMLLFIGDVDRGMRDREGFQEVDFPAFFGPIAKWATRIEDAARIPEYVARAWNVATSGRPGPVVIALPEDMLCDVVEAVDRPKIERQTFGLDPNDFEPVAELIRKASNPIAIVGGAGWDRSTSGAFTAFARSWGIPVAGAFRRQDAILNDSPVWAGNLGYGPNPKLVARIKAADLLLVVGARLGEATTDGYTLITPDHPGQILVHAHPDSSEIDRVYRADFGVACGVFAFADMLARLPAPAEPRPAAADAHAEWLDWSTPKPREGVTLDLGQCVAAMREAMPADTIICNGAGNFSSWWHRYWHYGPLPSQLAPTAGAMGYGVPAAVAAALRFPERQVVALAGDGDFMMNGQELATAVQHGVDMLVLVIDNGAYGTIRMHQEREYPARLSGTTLHNPDFAALGRAYGCWAETVERTSDFAPALSRALEERGVRLLHLKTDVEFISPGATIAGIRAA, from the coding sequence ATGAGCATGAAACGCACCGGGGGCCGGATCCTCGTCGACAATCTGGTGGCACAGGGCTGCGACCGGATCTTCCATGTGCCGGGCGAGAGCTTCCTGGCGGTGCTCGATGCGCTGCACGACACGCCCGCGATCGACCTGGTGACGTGTAGGCAGGAGGGCGGCGTCGGCTTCATGGCCTGCGCCGACGGGGCGATGACCGGGCGGCCGGGGGTTGCCTTCGTGACGCGCGGACCGGGGGCGACCAATGCCTCGATCGGCGTTCATGTCGCGATGCAGGATTCGCAGCCGATGCTGCTGTTCATCGGCGACGTCGACCGCGGCATGCGCGATCGGGAGGGATTCCAGGAGGTGGACTTCCCGGCCTTCTTCGGGCCGATCGCGAAATGGGCGACGCGGATCGAGGATGCGGCGCGGATCCCGGAATATGTCGCGCGCGCGTGGAACGTGGCGACGAGCGGGCGGCCCGGGCCGGTGGTGATCGCGCTGCCCGAGGACATGCTGTGCGACGTGGTCGAGGCGGTGGACCGGCCGAAGATCGAACGGCAGACGTTCGGCCTCGACCCGAATGACTTCGAACCCGTGGCCGAGCTGATTCGCAAGGCGTCGAACCCGATCGCGATCGTCGGGGGCGCGGGCTGGGACCGGTCGACGAGTGGCGCCTTCACTGCCTTCGCGCGGAGCTGGGGAATCCCGGTTGCCGGCGCCTTCCGCCGCCAGGATGCGATCCTCAACGACAGCCCGGTATGGGCCGGCAATCTGGGCTACGGGCCCAATCCGAAGCTGGTCGCGCGGATCAAGGCCGCCGACCTTTTGCTGGTGGTCGGCGCGCGGCTCGGGGAGGCGACCACCGATGGCTATACGCTGATCACGCCCGACCATCCGGGGCAGATATTGGTGCATGCCCATCCCGACTCGTCCGAGATCGACCGGGTATATCGTGCCGATTTCGGGGTCGCCTGCGGCGTCTTCGCCTTTGCCGACATGCTGGCGCGGCTGCCGGCTCCGGCGGAACCGCGGCCTGCCGCAGCCGATGCCCACGCCGAATGGCTCGACTGGTCCACTCCCAAGCCCCGCGAAGGCGTCACGCTCGACCTGGGCCAGTGCGTCGCCGCGATGCGCGAGGCGATGCCGGCGGATACGATCATCTGCAACGGCGCGGGCAATTTCTCGAGCTGGTGGCACCGTTACTGGCATTATGGCCCGCTGCCGTCGCAGCTCGCGCCCACTGCGGGCGCGATGGGCTATGGCGTCCCCGCGGCGGTTGCGGCGGCGCTGCGCTTCCCCGAGCGGCAAGTGGTCGCGCTGGCGGGCGACGGCGATTTCATGATGAACGGGCAGGAACTGGCGACCGCAGTCCAGCACGGCGTCGACATGCTCGTGCTGGTGATCGACAATGGCGCCTATGGCACGATCCGGATGCACCAGGAGCGCGAATATCCGGCGCGGCTATCGGGGACGACGCTGCACAATCCGGACTTCGCCGCGCTGGGCCGGGCTTATGGCTGCTGGGCCGAGACGGTGGAGCGCACCTCGGACTTTGCCCCGGCTTTGTCGCGGGCGCTGGAGGAGCGCGGGGTGCGGTTGCTGCACCTGAAGACGGATGTGGAGTTCATCTCGCCCGGCGCGACGATTGCGGGAATTCGCGCGGCCTAA
- a CDS encoding CoA transferase subunit A yields MKKLYPNAAAALEGLLFDGMTICAGGFGLSGIPERLIDAIQAAGVKDLTIASNNAGIDNEGLGKLLRSRQVKKMISSYVGENKEFERQYLAGELEVEFCPQGTLAERCRAGGAGIPGFYTKTGVGTLVAEGKEVKNFDGEEYILERGIRADLSIIKGWKADESGNLIFRKTARNFNQPMATAGRICVAEVEEVVPVGSLDPDCIHLPGIYVKRMIVGSPYDKKIEFRTVRPREAA; encoded by the coding sequence ATGAAGAAACTCTATCCCAACGCGGCAGCGGCGCTGGAAGGTTTGCTGTTCGACGGCATGACGATCTGCGCCGGCGGCTTCGGCCTTTCCGGCATTCCCGAGCGGCTGATCGACGCGATCCAGGCCGCCGGGGTCAAGGACCTCACCATCGCCAGCAACAATGCCGGCATCGACAATGAGGGCCTCGGCAAGCTGCTCCGCAGCCGCCAGGTGAAGAAGATGATCTCCTCCTATGTCGGCGAGAACAAGGAATTCGAGCGGCAGTATCTGGCGGGCGAGCTGGAAGTGGAATTCTGCCCGCAGGGCACGCTCGCCGAGCGATGCCGGGCAGGGGGCGCTGGCATCCCCGGCTTCTACACCAAGACCGGCGTCGGCACGCTGGTCGCCGAGGGCAAGGAAGTGAAGAATTTCGACGGCGAGGAGTATATCCTCGAGCGCGGCATCCGCGCCGACCTGTCGATCATCAAGGGCTGGAAGGCCGATGAGAGCGGCAACCTCATCTTCCGCAAGACCGCGCGCAACTTCAACCAGCCGATGGCTACCGCGGGCCGGATCTGCGTCGCCGAGGTCGAGGAAGTGGTGCCCGTCGGCAGCCTCGATCCCGACTGCATCCATCTGCCCGGCATCTATGTGAAACGGATGATCGTCGGCAGCCCCTACGACAAGAAGATCGAGTTCCGCACCGTGCGTCCGCGCGAGGCGGCGTGA
- a CDS encoding HAD family acid phosphatase, whose translation MPPRLRLGLLALAATSSMALSGCIAAALPAAAAAGVFKSSQDRKARRAEPQATPRAGKVSVTADGKAQVTTLSALPAPDGSAARTIAPDAAAPPEMQYLYGSGEAAALSLQAYQALWNFLRIEIGLRRDKSEIRSVVMAPGSTIVSPKFELCGKRPLALVLDVDETVLLNLGYEADAAVRGSGFDAARWARWEATGADKVAAVPGAAETLAAARREGITVIFNSNRSAATAAQTQAALERAGLGPAKLFDTLWLRGEGEPGGKDARRARIAQRYCIVAMAGDQLGDFSDLFNDPELGIRARRNSASETMIAPLWGAGWFLLPNPVYGTALKGSVDEIFPPETRWADPMEKR comes from the coding sequence ATGCCTCCGCGCCTGCGCCTTGGTCTGCTCGCTTTGGCGGCGACGTCGTCGATGGCGCTCTCGGGCTGCATCGCGGCGGCGCTTCCGGCGGCGGCGGCGGCGGGGGTGTTCAAGAGTTCGCAGGACCGCAAGGCCCGCCGCGCGGAGCCGCAGGCGACGCCGCGTGCCGGCAAGGTCAGCGTCACCGCGGACGGCAAGGCACAGGTCACGACGTTATCGGCATTGCCCGCGCCGGACGGAAGTGCTGCGCGCACGATCGCGCCCGACGCCGCGGCGCCGCCGGAGATGCAATATCTCTACGGTTCGGGCGAGGCTGCCGCGCTCAGCCTCCAGGCCTATCAGGCGCTGTGGAATTTCCTGAGGATCGAGATCGGCCTGCGTCGCGACAAGAGCGAGATCCGCTCGGTGGTGATGGCGCCCGGCTCGACGATCGTCAGCCCCAAATTCGAACTGTGCGGCAAGCGCCCGCTGGCGCTGGTGCTCGACGTGGACGAGACCGTCTTGCTCAACCTGGGCTATGAGGCCGATGCCGCGGTGCGCGGAAGCGGCTTCGATGCGGCGCGCTGGGCGCGGTGGGAAGCGACGGGCGCCGATAAGGTCGCCGCGGTACCGGGCGCCGCCGAAACCCTCGCCGCCGCCCGGCGCGAGGGCATCACCGTCATCTTCAATTCCAACCGCTCGGCCGCCACCGCGGCGCAGACCCAGGCCGCGCTCGAGCGCGCCGGGCTCGGACCCGCCAAATTGTTCGACACGCTGTGGCTGCGCGGCGAAGGCGAGCCCGGCGGCAAGGATGCCCGCCGCGCCCGGATCGCCCAGCGTTATTGCATCGTCGCGATGGCCGGCGACCAGCTCGGCGATTTCAGCGACCTGTTCAACGATCCCGAACTCGGCATCCGCGCGCGCCGCAACAGCGCCAGCGAGACGATGATCGCGCCCTTGTGGGGCGCCGGCTGGTTCCTGCTGCCCAACCCGGTCTACGGCACCGCGCTCAAGGGCAGCGTCGACGAAATATTCCCGCCCGAGACGCGCTGGGCGGACCCAATGGAGAAGAGATAA